CAGTTGACGGGGGCCGTCAGCCCCCTCTTTAGCCCGGTCATGTGCTGACAGAAACTTCGACAATGTCCCCGGTAAAGAACATTCCGGCATCCTGTGCAACCCTGGTGATACTTTCATAAAGCCCGGCGACCTCGGGGTATCCGTCGAACAGGTCTATCACGCATTCATGGCCCCACTTCTCTTTTCTTAGCTGCCATGTACCCCAAACGGTGCCGTTTATGAGTATGGCGTTGATCGACTCCCCGAACTTCGTCAGGACTTTGTCCCGGTATCCTTCCGGAACGAACCTTTCTCGATTATAATATGCTTTAACGTACGGGTCGTCCATAGGGACCAGGATGACAGACACACCATGGCTCCTGTGCGCCGATATCAATGCCTCTTCCGAAGCGTCGATATAATGGTCTCCGGCAGAACCTTCGACCCTTACGGTTTTCAGGCCGTCCATACCTTCAAGCGCGGAGGCTGCCTCATTCGCAGTTATCCCGCACCACCATGCCGCATCTTCAGCGCTCACAGGCCCGTATCCGCTGACGTATCTCCTGACCAGCATATTTAAAGCGTCTTTACGGTCCATCCTGAGCTTTAAGTCCTTAAAACGGTCAGCAAAAACAGAATATCTTCCGGGGTCCATGCCGGGTTCCCTGCCTATGCCGCCTCTCAGAAGCATCCACCGGTCCCACATAGCGGTAGCCACAACGGCCACGTTGGTAGAACGTTCCTTTGCCCGGCCCTTTCTCAGGTCAATATCCCGGGAGACTTCCGCAGGGATGCCGTTCTTGATCTGCGGAAGGGTCTTCTCCTTATTGCCCAGCGTCGATAGGATCTCCTTTTTAACTTCGACGTACTCTTCTTTTTTGACGCCCCATTTTTCCAGCGATTTACCTATGGCGTCCTCCCGGTCATGCTCGGTTAACGAATATACTGCCGGAAGCAAATCTTTGGGTATCACCTGCACGGTACTTTTCAGTCCCTTGACCCTTGCTATCCTGTTACTTTTATACAGCGCTTTCTCGAACATGTTGACGTCAAACTCTTTAACCCTCAGATAGAGGCTAAAATACGTATTTAGAAGACTGTTAGAATCGACCAGCACAAGGCTTCTCAGAGCTTCGACCGGGTCATCGCTCCTGGACCCTGGCGACAGGCGGCTCTTAGCCAGAATATAGTCGTTTACATTCTCTTTTTTCAGAATCATGATACACTTCCGCTACATATAGTGATTATCGCTGTGCGCCCATATTTTAGTTGTCCCCGGTATGGCCGGGATAGTGCCCGGGCTAACAAGTAAATTATTAATCCTATAAGTACATGCATGATATACTATACCATAGGAGACCCATAGATGGAAAAGACCTCTAAGATATCAGGATTTTACAAGATACCGCCTCTTGAAAGGCTTAACATCGTTAAAGAATATGCGGGGCTCTCGGACGAGGACGTCGCGAACATAAGCGCAACAGGCGCGTTAAAGTATGATCAGCTCGACCGCATGGTCGAGAACGTCATAGGCACAATAGAAGTGCCGGTGGGCGTAGCTGTAAACTTTTTAATTAATGATAAGGACTACCTCATCCCGATGGCAACCGAGGAGCCCTCGGTCATCGCAGCGGCTTCCAACGCGGCAAAGATGGTGCGCGATAACGGAGGCTTTACCACCAGCAGTACAGGGCCGGTCATGAGAGGTCTAATACAGGTGACCAATGTAAAGGACCCGTATGGAGCAAGGTTCGCCGTGCTATCGGAGAAAGAGAAGATAATGGAAATGGCTAACGCTGTCGACCCGATCCTCGTAAAGTTCGGCGGAGGCTGCAAGGACGTAGAGGCATACGTCAGGCAGGCGCCGTCCGAGGACATACTTGTCGTCCACCTCATAGTTGACTGCCGCGACGCCATGGGAGCGAACGCGGTCAACACGATGGCAGAGACTGTCGGGCCATACATAGAAAAGATAACCGGCGGAAAAGTCTACCTCAGGATCATATCGAACCTTGCCGACAAGAGGCTTATGAGGGCCAAGGCGGTCTTCACGAAAGAAAGCATCGGCGGCGAGGACGTAGTGGACGGAGTCATCAAGGCATTTGAATTCGCGCTGGCGGACCCGTACAGGACGGCCACCCACAACAAAGGCATAATGAACGGCATCACAGCGGTCACTCTTGCGACCGGCAACGACACCCGCGCCATCGAGGCCGGAGCCCACGCATATGCGGCGATAACGGGCACATACAGGCCGCTTACAAGGTATGAGAAGAACGCGAACGGCGACCTGGTAGCAACGATCGAGCTCCCGCTTGCCGTAGGTCTTGTAGGAGGCGCCACGGCATCGCACCCGACCGCAAGGGCTAACGTAAAGATCACCGGCGTCAAGACCGCTACTGAGCTCGGGGAGATAATGGCGGCAGTAGGCCTTGCGCAGAACTTCGCGGCAATGAGGGCGCTCGCGACCGAAGGCATACAGCGCGGCCACATGCAGCTCCACTCGAGGAACGTAGCAATACAGGCCGGAGCGACCGGAGACCTCGTAGACAAAGTGGCAGAGGCGATGGTCAGGGAAAAGAAGGTAAGGGCCGACCGCGCCAAAGAGCTTCTCGAAGAGTTCAAGGCCGGAAAACAGTAAATTGAGCGGTATGTGATAAAACACATACCATCAAACCTTTTTTCATAATTTTTTGATAAAGACAATAGATCGTATTTGGGGCACGAAGAACTAAAGAACCCTTTAAGGAGGATAAATCTAGGTATTTTTTATCGGTCCTGTCAGATCTTCGTGCCTTTGACATTCAAATTTTTTGTATCATCTTTAACAGCATGTACATATTAAGCAGCAGGACATGGATATCGACCTTCTTCTATACATACCATACCAGGCGCTTTTTCTTGCTGTTCAACCACTAATCTTTGAGCTATGGATTATTAAATATTTTTTGGACATGGTACGTACATTATGTATGTACTTATGATGAACATCTTATCAGGCATTTTCAAGTTTTTGCGCCATTGTCGATTTTAATACTAGATCTTTGATGAGCGGGTTCTCGCTCAGGTTTTAAGGATTAAAAAACTTTATGGTTACTCCCTGATCTCCGGGATATCGTTTTTATGGTTGTTCCTGTCGGATGGCAGGCAGACACATAACCTCACAGAAACACAGAACCACAAAAATTTTTATATGATATTTTAAGGTCACAAAAATCACCAAAATTTACTCACCAAACCACAAAGGCTCTAGCATCACCGTCAATGCTCTAACACCTCTAACGCTCGGCTCAACGCACCAACCTCTATAAGTCACTAACGCTAAAACAAGGCCCGAACATTCTCCAAAAACACGAAATCTTAACTGCACGGTTGACGTTTAAAAGACTATTATATCTGTTATAGGTCAGGCGAACACAAACCGGGATATTAAACTTTAGTGCCTTGGAGAACGTTCGGGATTTGTTTTAGCGTTAGTGACTTAGAGCACTTTGAGTTATGAGCCGTGCGTTAGGGCTGTTTGTGCATGGACGGTGATACTGGAGACCTTAGAGATTTTGTGAGTACATCTTTGAGATTTCGTGCCATTAAATTCTAAAAAAAATTTGTGTTTCTGTGTTTCTGTGAGGTTATGTGTCTGCCTGCCATCCGACAGGAACATTGCAAGAACATCGATCTCGGAACGAATGTTATATGCTCATTTTTGTCAAGATCATCTAAAAGTTTTTCATGGGAATAAAAATCTTGATTTTTAATTCGGAGCCGGGATATACTTTATGAGACAACCGGCAATTTTCAAAAGTGTTTTATATCAAAGGGTCGTATAGTTTTAGCCGAAAATATCGTTTATAAATTTCAATACGTGATGTACATGATATTAAATCCAGAACAGGTCAAGGAAAAGTTCGGAACGCTGTTCTCCCAGAAGCTTCTTACGATGGTAGACACTGCCAGGAACACTGCGGAGATAATGGAGACTTGCGCCGTGCGCGGCACCATCGAGTGGGACGCCGTCAACAGGTGCAGGGCCGGCGGGCTGATCCAGTGGTGCACTGTCGAAGGCACCACGATGACCATGAGAGCAAGGATAGGTGAATCCCGCGCCAATTTCGGCCCCACGGACGCAGAATACGGAGGCCAGGCACTTGAGGCCGTCATAGTCGACGGGGATACGATCAGGACAAGATGGGCAGGAATAGGAGGAGCCGGCCTGGGAATAGCTGCA
The DNA window shown above is from Methanooceanicella nereidis and carries:
- a CDS encoding winged helix DNA-binding domain-containing protein, with translation MILKKENVNDYILAKSRLSPGSRSDDPVEALRSLVLVDSNSLLNTYFSLYLRVKEFDVNMFEKALYKSNRIARVKGLKSTVQVIPKDLLPAVYSLTEHDREDAIGKSLEKWGVKKEEYVEVKKEILSTLGNKEKTLPQIKNGIPAEVSRDIDLRKGRAKERSTNVAVVATAMWDRWMLLRGGIGREPGMDPGRYSVFADRFKDLKLRMDRKDALNMLVRRYVSGYGPVSAEDAAWWCGITANEAASALEGMDGLKTVRVEGSAGDHYIDASEEALISAHRSHGVSVILVPMDDPYVKAYYNRERFVPEGYRDKVLTKFGESINAILINGTVWGTWQLRKEKWGHECVIDLFDGYPEVAGLYESITRVAQDAGMFFTGDIVEVSVST
- a CDS encoding hydroxymethylglutaryl-CoA reductase, degradative, which encodes MEKTSKISGFYKIPPLERLNIVKEYAGLSDEDVANISATGALKYDQLDRMVENVIGTIEVPVGVAVNFLINDKDYLIPMATEEPSVIAAASNAAKMVRDNGGFTTSSTGPVMRGLIQVTNVKDPYGARFAVLSEKEKIMEMANAVDPILVKFGGGCKDVEAYVRQAPSEDILVVHLIVDCRDAMGANAVNTMAETVGPYIEKITGGKVYLRIISNLADKRLMRAKAVFTKESIGGEDVVDGVIKAFEFALADPYRTATHNKGIMNGITAVTLATGNDTRAIEAGAHAYAAITGTYRPLTRYEKNANGDLVATIELPLAVGLVGGATASHPTARANVKITGVKTATELGEIMAAVGLAQNFAAMRALATEGIQRGHMQLHSRNVAIQAGATGDLVDKVAEAMVREKKVRADRAKELLEEFKAGKQ